The DNA segment ATTGTTTACGGTGAAGAGGATTCTCCCTGCGTCAAGGGGACAAAAGCAGGACGTCAAAGGATGGCTCTGACGGACCGATCAGTTCTCATTCTTCTCGCATGTGAACCGGACCTGTAGCAGTCGGTGCCGTAGGGACATTCGGGTCGCTCGTTCTCCTCCGGCTCCTCGTAGTCTGAGTCTCCGGGATGGCTGCGCTCCCGCAAGTGGAGAGGGTTCTTCCTGAGGGGACGGCAAGTAAGACGGACGGCCGGACAGACGGAAAGTgagcgcaacacaaaaaaaagcctGCAAAAGTGCTCGGACAGGAAAGTCGTGGTCAAACAAACCTGTAGCAGTCTTTTCCATAAGGACACGCAGCTCGCCGCTGGGAAGCGGCCTGGTCTTTTTTGTTGCCTTTTGAGCCGGCCTGTCCGGCGCTCGCCGTGACGTGGCAACTCCTACCGCTCGTGACGTTACGCTTGGATGACGGCATGTCCTGGGAGCGCACCGTGTAGCAAAGGTTGGCTGATACGCTCTTCAACGTCAGCGGTTGTCAAAATGTGCTCGCGTGCGGCTGGGCTCCCCCGAGTGATCTGCAAAAGCCTCACAAGCTTGTGATTTTTTTGGAACTATGATTCATTTCCAAAATCCACGGGTAATTTCAATAATGTGCCTGCCAAAATGATGCACCACGCATtatcttttgccacagagacTCGAAGGAGACAAACTTAGCGAATGACAAATTTGCTGGCGCGTGCAACAAATGCTGTGCGCTTGCTTCCCTGCTGCCACCGGATGGAATATGACAAATGGCCCGGCCGGGATGACATTTCGCTCGCACCTGGGCCGAACAAATTGCTTGTCGGCACGCGACGTCCACTCTCTCCGTTACGGTGGTGGTTTGTGTCCACTCATCTGCGCGTGCCCCTTCGTTCCGTCTCCTCTTGACTTTTGTCGTCTCCTCGCCGCGTCGGCTTTCCTTGCTGGCTGCGATGCGACGAGACGCCATTGGAGATTATTTGGTCACTGGCCGCTCCCCGAGCACGTCGTTGGATTTCTTCGGCATGCCCCAAGTGACTAAAATGGCTTCACATCTGGTTGTCTAAAATGAAAAGGTTGTCAGAAGGCGTTACCTTGGCGTCCGGGGGACGTCCCGACGCGCGCCGTCATCCACAAAGGTAAGCGACGTTTCTCGCGAGGCCCAGGCAAGACCGCCGGTGCCATCTCGCCGCCGTGTTCACACGCGGCACTCGGTCTGGATTGGATGAAAAGTGCAGAGAGCACGGCAGCCCTTTTGACTCGGACGTCCTTGACATCGGCAGCTTAACGTCCTCCCGCCCGCGCACCCACCCGAGGGGGCcgtctgccgccgccgccgccactcgAAACATGAGCTGTCCCGGCAGCAGTGAGAAGATGTCGCCGCGGCGCAGGGGGCACC comes from the Syngnathus scovelli strain Florida chromosome 5, RoL_Ssco_1.2, whole genome shotgun sequence genome and includes:
- the aplf gene encoding aprataxin and PNK-like factor gives rise to the protein MSGFELVPMDGGDAIQLPPGETVLGRGPLLRVSDKRVSRQHGLLDNRDGRLRLKPTHSNPCFLQASPDERPRPLPRDAWCPLRRGDIFSLLPGQLMFRVAAAAADGPLGPSAACEHGGEMAPAVLPGPREKRRLPLWMTARVGTSPGRQASKESRRGEETTKVKRRRNEGARADEWTQTTTVTERVDVACRQAICSAQDMPSSKRNVTSGRSCHVTASAGQAGSKGNKKDQAASQRRAACPYGKDCYRKNPLHLRERSHPGDSDYEEPEENERPECPYGTDCYRENPLHRKQYKHTKRAGPPAAAAAHVDSDWDSHDSLIDNSEDGHSDSDYVPPPDSD